The genome window atgtccgtgggtccaggtctctgttggtgcaccattttgaaaacacagaccatttggacgcatagagtcttctcgtggaaggggctctagcgtgtatgatagtgtttattactccttctggcaaagcgacgggtagtcgttgatcacccacgcgtgcagcgtccagcgctctgggtggggatgccagatcgtgccgcgagcttgagagaggagatctgctctcattGGAATGGGCCatggggctgtcagtgacagccgcgtaagctccgggaaccatgtctgattctcccagcgcggggctatgaggagcaccgagtgacgcgtttccctgatcctctgcattacctgtggcaatagcgagacgggagggaaggcgtaaagcgggcggttgggccagtcctgggccagcgcgtcctcgctttcgagaaaaatactgggcagtgagagttctcttctgacgcaaagaggtctatctctgctctgccgaatatactccataacttctggactgtttgagcgtgcagggaccattccctggggaaatattgtctctggacagtctgtctgggccgtcgttcaggtggcctggcacgtcgcgtcgccctcagcgagcgcaggtggcactgggaccaactcagtatgcgttctgtcagatggaagaggttcctggatctgacacagccctgacggtttagaaaggataccacagatctgttgtccgaacggaccaggacgtggtgaccctgaatgaccgggaggaagcgcacgcggcgtgcatcgaccgctatcatttccagacaattaatgtgaaggagcttttcctgaactgaccataggccaaaaaccggagagccctcgcagaccgcgccccaacccgtgttggacgcgtctgtcgagatgactttcggcgagatacagctcccatcgtcactccccgctgataccattcggccactgtccaaggctgcagagctgagatacaggtctgagtcactctgatcggctggcggcccgtggcccaagcccggcgagacgtgcgggtgtttagccaatgctgaagcgggcgcatgcacagtaaacccagctgaagtactgctgcggctgaggccatgtaacctagcattctctgaaattttttcagaggcgtgaggctattcatctgaaaggacgcggctgtaaaaccctgactcactcagagaaggtggcactctctctatggcccttttgcacagaaggtttgctatttctgaacgaagcatgcaggctgcttccgtgttcacagtagtttcgagccgcgctctgaagcggggagggcggcgatcgaactgtagcaaatagccctgttttattgtgcttaacacccatttggatatccctgggatagctttccacgctttgaagcgtaacgctagagggtgaatggccaagtcgccctgattgccgcacacagcgagctgaacagaatgtgtgagcgcgcttactgtgcttatgcatgactgctcgcagacagcagggacaggctgttctgtgagtgacttcccgattgaggtgaatggggaaaaagtcacatctgtgaagtgatgcgcgagcatagtcacgggcatgggacttacatacagagaggtgtttgctggccgtgtgacagagcgggcagagaaggggcgcgcgcacggattcgtgggcgcgtttattgactaacactcgagctggctgtgcctgctttatgtgagtgggctctgatagggacaggggaagtgtaatgcttgggcatgtttgcttttcacaaaattgattttgttcgccgtgaaaacggcatttgagtgcaggcaagcgggcagtatcactggcttgttggctgctgaatccactactgcagtagcctgagagaattggactgacagggggcaaagctttgacggtggtccggccgcggcgggactgagccgtcgtttccttaacaaagctaggaggacttcggttgctcagatttcagcgcaatcttagtcCGAGGCCCGCAgaggggcggcggtctgcggcggctgtctgagcgcgttctagggcggccgccctgtcgacgctgagaagtctggctttgctgagctgggcgctgtgaagaggctcgtgcaggaggctggtcacgtgggcggcctgcagaggagctagcgcgacgaggcaggaagagattcatggcttgagtggctttctggacttctgagaaacggtcaacaatgcaaCTCACCGCAGAACCGAAGAGACTGGACAGAGAGagtggcgcgttgaggaacgtggagcgctcagcttctctcatatcggctagtgttagccataggtgtctctcggtcacagtcagcacggccatgcacttccctagggcttgagctgcagctttggtggcgcgaagggcgagatccgtcgtgctccttagatctgaaacagcctctgggtgcctgcctttctcattctcggagaaggtccgcttggaggatctgtaaaacggccatggaatgcagagcagatgcggcttggccggcggcggcataggcgcggccaacacaggcggaagtaattctgcaggccttagacgggagcactggcttagaccgccatctcgcggagggcgggcaaaggtgtgctgctaccgaatcctcgaacggggggatggaagagtagcccctctcgttgGCGCCGTCCACCAGAGTAAGAGAGGtggcgttagttcttcctcgactccggcgcgggtcctgctggattcctgggccgaggaggaggcttgggagcctgaccactcctcgctgtccgaagccatgatggaacagcagcccttatcctccgccttgtcatccgagatggcaacagtgcggccgctcggcggcaactgcgcgtcccgggagggcggggagggtgaaagcgaggctcgagggagaggctccggcgaggtagtcgcttctaacaccggttccggcagcctttgggagcggcgctactttctgcgcggcgaaacgaaaggcggcgtggCGGCtccggttttgagtgcttcgagtcgagcccgcagggtcgacatcggaagctccccgcagaggtcgcatccgccgtcagcgagggcgagctctgcatgttccagtcccaggcagagagcgcagatgaggtggcggtctcccacgctgagaggggtgcggcatgaggcgcaggtggtgcgaggcatcttaaaaaagacgctcgttgctctttttgtgaagttcgctgaggaacttgcttgctctaaaaaggatacgtcgccggatggcgtagctcgcaggatggctgaaggtggcgaagacggccggcttcttcgagcgctgtccaagcttgctagatgcccctcgaacggcgacgcggcttctgcagttcaaagacgcgaagagcttcgctgaatagatgaaaatcagggttccagcctacgaacttacgcttatatgcactctagccatgcgcattttggcgggctttgatacagtgacggcgcgggcgcctgtcattggatgcaagttcactcaagttcgtctataggctgcagcagttgccgcagagcaacctatgagctcgctagctagcccgctcaaggtatgcagttgctgcactgcgttgacaatggatacaaaattaaggataattttttggcttcaatatctcagaaaagattaatctttcccatagcgtaagctagcttacgcaatatgagagaacctctcgtaagagaactgcatgatgtattttaccacaaaaatgatgACGTAAACAAACACAAGCTGGATTTCCACTGACCTATTTTCATATGCATTTAGGATATTGCATAAAACCACTGGATAGAAACACCtagatgcaaataaaatgttcCAAGATTTGCATAAAAACGTTTACGCTAGCTTgaggttgatgcattttttattCGATAAAAAGAAATATGCCTAAACTGTGATGGAAACATTTTTACCAAATAAACTCTGATTGAATTTATTAGAAATACAagatggggattaaaaaaaaagtcatgtgactgaaAAACTTGTTTATCAGTTTAACTTGTTTAACTGTAGTCATCCTGACATAACTGTGACTAGAACATCCAAAGCCTGCATACTGTGCATAGtgtttgaaaagaaaataagtcgAATACAAACTTAAAATGTGctgaagagcaggtttattgacacttttgaaaaatgtattatatatctATACAGCAAATATAAAAGGAAGgaggaatgcacacacacatagtgctcccagaactgtgtgatgATCTGTCACTCCCAGACATGAGACACGTTCTTCacagtgttttgtctgtgtgccCTAAACCatgagtattttattaataaaagagtagcagtggctacaatttctctggaagtgatgattttgttcttttgaaaacATGGGATAGAAAGGCAGCTTTATTCACGCACTGGTTTTTTAAGATATTATGATTGTTCACACATTGTTTTTCAGGTATTATGattttttgcataaataaaatttGGGAACTTGGATGAAAACAGTTATAGTGTCAAATTGCGAGGTGTCAAATTCGTTACAACTTAATTCATATGAAAATCTACATTCGGAACCCAGATGTGTCGAATTCCTCTGTATTACTCATGAAGGCTTTTACCAAAAATATCATGGTTATTTTTTTGCTCCGGACAGACCTGGCAAACCTAAGCGAATTGTGAGGGTGGAGCCTTCTGTCCAGAAGATCTTTAACTACCACCTCCACAAGAGATTTTCTCACATCCCAAGGGGGTCTGGGGACATGGAGTCTGAATGGGCCCTGTTTAAAGCGTCCATCATGGAAGCGGCTGCTTGAAGCTGTGGCTTGAAGGTTGTTGGTGTCTGTCGTTGTTGCAACCCAAGAAACCACTGGTGGGCACTAGCGCTGAAGGAAGCCATCAGGCTGAATAAGGAGGCCTTTCAGGATTGGTTAGCCCGTGGTACACCTGATTCAACTGATAGGTACCGGCAGGCCAGAAGGACTGCGGTTGCGGTAGTTGCAGAAGCGAAAATTTGGGTGTGGGAAGAGTTTGGGGATGCCATGGAGAAGAATTTTTGGTCTGCCTCAAAGAGGTTCTGGAAAACTGTCAGATGGCTTAGGTGGGGGAGGCAGGGCTTTGTCCAAGCTGTAGTTAGCTTGGATGGGGAACTGCTAACCTCACCTGGCGATGAAGTCGGGTGGTGGAAGGAGCACATTGAGGAACTTCTGAACCGGACAGACATGGAACAGAACTTGGAGGAGCCTTGGCCCGTTACTCTGGCTGAGGTCACTTCAGTAGTCAAAAAGCTCTTTAAAGTTGCAAGGTGCCAGGAGTGGATGAGATTCACCCTTCACAGGAGCATGAGATAGATCAGCGGATCGGTGCAGTCTCAGCAGTAATGCGGTCATTGTACTGGACCGTGGTGGTGAAGAGGGAGTGGAGTCAAAGCTTTCAATTTAGCACTCAACCCATCACCAGGtttgggttgggtttgggttgtGACTGAAAGAATTAGATCACGGATACAAGCGGATGAAATTAGCTTTCTTCGTAGAGTGGCTGGGCTCACCCTAAGAGATAGGGTGCGGAGCACCGAAATCTGGGAGAGGCTCGAAGTAGAACCACTGCTGGATGCCTTCCTAGGGAGGTGTTCTGGGCATTTCAAACTTGGAAGAGACCTCGGGGAAACCTAGAACATGCTGGAGAGATTATATCTCTCagctggcctgggaacaccttggGATCCCCCAGGATGAGTGGAGAATGTGGTTGGGGAAAAGGACAGATGGGCTGTCCCTGCTGAGTCTGCTGCCACTGCGACCCGGATGAGTGGAAGAAAATGGATGAATGGAACAAATGCCACATCTTGACACGAGGGAAGCTTCTCTCGTTGGTGGGTGTATAAAGGGGCAGTCATACTATACTCCATGCTTCATTCACTCTCATTCAAATGCATCTGAACACGGGTGACCAGAAACGCAAGCTCATGCGAAGAAAGTTCATGATGCTGCATACCAAAGTACAAGCTTAATGAATTCTGAACTGCGAACTCTGGAAGCATGGCCAAAAGTAGATAGAACTATCACACACTGACCTATCCAAAGGATAtatatttcaaagctgcatgtttttgttgcatgaaagtgagtagacagtattttcaaaaaaatgtaatatgataTTATACTGAACAATTTTATACGAATTAACTCATTTGCCACCTCGTACTATTGTGGCAAATTCTCATGAGATCGTTGTTGATGTAAACCCATTTTGGCCAGCAAAGCCTTATCCATTTAATTCACTTGTTAACTGTCAGTGTAAGAATGTGCATACAAAAGCATTGATTGAAAATCTGTTATATTTTTAATAGTTacaattttgaaacatttaaaactaagaagttctgacattcatgtacattttccaACTAAGCCCAAATTGTTATGCAAAAACGATTTGTAATAATGGAAAattgaagcattttcactagtttcAGACTTTTGGATCCCACTCGAAGCTCTTAGGACTGAGCTGTTAAAACCTGTAGGTGTTCCTCTCTTTAGCTATCCAGATGTGTTGTGTATCTTATCTGTGTGCTTAGAGACTCATTGACACAGGAGTGGGGCTGAGTCTAGTTCTTTCACACAGGCAGACAGCAGGGGAAAAAACGCAGATAGGAGCTGTGATTACTGGGAGCTCCCACCAGGCCATGCTCCACTTGCCTCTCTGGGGAAGAGGGCTAATTGTAGCTCCCCTCTGCCTTCTCCTAATAGCCATCATTAAGCAGCATGAATAATCTAGCGGTGGGGGCAGGGCCATAAAGAAAACGGGGATGGGAATCTGAGATCTATAAGGTTATATCTCCACTTTGCTCTGGTGTGTATAGTGAGATGTACATTGGTGTAATATTCTTGCTCTCATAATGAGGAAAATAAAGATATATTCATGTCTTCACTTGTATTGTCTAAATCCACTGCAGTAAGATGCAGTTTTTTATTTAACTGATCTGATGTGAAGAAAATTCCAAGCAACTCTTTTGTTTGGGTCCAGAAAGACCGGGAGAGTAGATATACAGTACATCCCTTTTACTAATATACATGATCATTGCCAAACAGGCTTTTTTCACACTTAACtaaactagttttttttttaaatagcatattAGCTGGAAAGAGCGCCACCTATATGTCAGTACTATTCTTTTACAGTAGATATACAAAAACATtgtatctgtttgaaacaaatagTGAAGCATGGTTTTTattcaaaaaaaattaatttcagaATATAAATGTCTGCCTGGTGGATagaaaatgagaaaagaaataccatagacttccattgaaaaggtccccaaacatatctaaaaatcaAGATGTCCAGACTTGTTGATGGACTCTTTTGTACCATCTAGAAACAAGTTAGTAATGATTTAGCATccacctagcaacatgctagtgATCACCCTAAACACCCTGacattgcataaatataaacaagtatCATACAAATTTCTAATTCATCTAATTCGCTAATTCATTTCACTAATTCACTTGTGGAGAATCCAAAATTTGACCAAATGCaagattaaaattatttattaaagattGGTTAGATTGGAGGGTTAAAGAGTTAGCTCACCCGaacatgaaaattctgacattatttgctcaccctcatgctgttccaaacctgtttacTGTGGGAAATAAAACTTCTCACAGCAATGACAGGTTATTGTGACCATGGCTGTCaggtttaaaaaattacaaaataagcaccataaaagtaacacATATGACCTGTGTGCTATaatccaattcttctgaagctATACTATAGCTTTGTGAGAAAAAGACTAATTTAGGTCATTTTTCACAGAAAATCTCTCCTTATTTGGAAatgcttcttttgtgtttcacagaaagaaTAACAGCttaagggtttggaatgacacgagggttagtaaataatgtatttttggggtgaactattcctttacaagTTTCAACTCTGTGGGAAAAATTAAAGGTTTTATTAGCAGTTTCTTTATATTTAGTTGAGAGTGTTattaaaaacaacacaattcAAAGCAGATGTATTTGCTCTCCTTTTGATGGCTTCTCACTAGTTTGTGGTACACTCTGTattggatctctctctctctctctttctctcacttgctctctctctctctctctttctctcacttgcTCTCTCActagttctctctctcttgagAATAGCTAACATTTTCTTTGTTCTGGGTTTTATACTTGTAATATCTGCACATAGCGCCATACAAAATAGCCATGCAGCCTCTCTCTAAGCAGATCTAGGACAAAAGAGGAAATGCTAAACTACTGCAGCCCGGGCACTCCTGCAGAGTAAAAACAAACTAGGACAGCAGAAGGTCACCGTAAGTACAGATGAGACCAGAGAGGCAGGCTTTGATGGAGAGCATAGCTGCGTGTTTATATTTGACGCAAATGTTTCAGAGCTTGGGGCGAAAAGGAAACTTGATTTCCCTTGCCCACTCTCACCCCCTGTCCTTCTTGAGTACTGAGGAGGCCTCTCTACCATCTTCACATTGCATCTGCTCATTAATATGCACTGTGGCCACAATGAAGGAGGGGAGAGTTGCTCTCTTTAACCTTTGTGCATGCGGCTAATTGTGCTAAGTAGAGGGGCTTAATTGACTGGAAAATAATCACCATATATCTCATAGAGAGAAGTAAATGACCTTCTCAAAAGACAATAGTCATCTCAATTTTAATACATCGGTGATTTTATGATATTAAATGTCAAACCATTTGGGCTCCTCtgaataattaaatcaaataaattatagcACCTAGGCAGAACCATCTTGTAGCCTAACCCAATTATAATGCACTGTAAAGCTAATTATTAAGCATGATTACAATTAGTgtgattttaataaatgtaaccaTTAAAGAGTTCATCACAGTCACTGGCTCTTAGCTGTGTGTGggagaaatggagagagagagagcgagagtttCTTTAAAACTCAAGAATGGACAGTGGGAGAGGACAGGAGGAACTGAATAGTCATGATGTGCTCTTATCATATCAGTGGGTTTGTACGTGTGCTTATAATAGTTGTAGCACTAATCTCAGCTTGTCCAATCCTATGTAGATACTGATGTTTTAGATATGTTTAACTCTCAGGGACCCAGAAGACGCAGAATTGCACCATTTGAAATATATAATATTCATTAAATATGGGTAAAAACCACACACAACAATAGCACTGAACAAAATCACAACAACATATTTGCATATTAGCTGTCAGAGCTGGCTAAAGTCACACAAAAAGGTTATGACTTATTGACAATTGCTGACACTTTTggaacaaattaaaatgtaactatttgaccttttaatatattttttccttcTTAATTCCACACATGTTACCTGATTGCAAAAATTATTAGATACCCTAAAAGTATTAATtttcatatatttgcaaaaatccAACACTGGGCATTAGTAGTCAAACTTTTTCTGTGTTCACACAATGGAGCCTATTCAGTAAATAATAGATTaacaattatttgttattttctgtgctgttctgtcataaaaaaaaatattagttttatgGTGTGCATAGTATATTAAATATTCTACATTACAAAAATGTTGATTATACTAGCAAATGTATCATCAGTTTTGTGAAATCAAAATTTCCACTTACTGtctaaaaaacactttaaaattttccaaaaaattaaccccaaaacaaaatgtgcattaaaatctAAATTTCCATAAGTGGCTTcctaaaaaaagatttatttttcttcatcaATAATAATGCTTTGGTCTTCAAGAGTTAAATATTTTTCAATGTGCTGCAGTGTAGTTATAATGACTGCCCATAAATGCTGACATTAATCACTGCACTCCTTTGCTCATATCGTCCTCAACAGGAGTCATCTTTATTTCAACCTagcaaaaaatacaattgttgcaTACTTTTCaaaattgcatattttgtttacaaattatgccCGTTTAGGGTTAAATCCAGCAGTAATGCAACCCTCAGTCGTTAAGGAAAGGAAGATCTCAAATTTATAGGTACAATTATAGATGTGCCCAAATACAGTGGGTTTCATAAGTCTAAAAAGCCCACTAGTGAAAAGTGATTCTAATTTACATTTTTCTTATTCACATTTCttttcatttacaaaatgtattgtcAGCGTAACAATGTAAGTGAAAACCTaacatttcttagtatttggtatttcGCCATTTTGCTTTAATGATATCATGCACTTGAGCTGACATAGACTTCACATGTTTGTGGAAAAACAgatatcccagcatgatttgagaatgttccaaagagcatcttgtgtgcttcatttGAAGAAGGAAACATGGTTAATGTCACATATTTGCTTATTtgataaccctaaccctaaaaatagtgcagaatcttacatatttctcattcattttacataaaaatgttgAACCCCACTGTAAACTTTTGAAGCCCATGGTAGATGCTATTATTGTATAACAGACTTTATACTAGTAATAAtattatagaccatttcaagaatgtaaaacaaaataaaggaaTTAGAACAGTCCAAACGCATTTCCggatcctttcaacaaagtctctttttcaaggtgtggcagggtggaggacggggccaggtcgtgatcctaaacacccggtcccgtattaggctaatcaagcctctgaggtataaaggtcgactgcaggggatcatgcgggagagagagatcgttaacggacatgtccgtcgtgtgtgtttgtgtcttcttttaagtttatcattaaactattatttatattgaaaagccggttctcgcctcctcctttccattgatacctTTACACAAGGTAAGTCAATCCACTCATTGGCAGtctttggaacgctcttgggcatggtgggcagctatttttctatgtaaacaagcaccaTGAaattgcagctcctatctacttaaatcCCGAAATCtcaagattacgataaaagaacatatttcaaataagaagtaaaatctgacaacactgtgtgGCGGGGTTAGCAAGAGAAGGACACAGTGGGTGCGGCATCAGGCctcagagaggcatttatttaaaatgcctTCAAAGTGGAATGGGCTATGTGAAGGAAGAGTAATGAAGACAGGGAATGTTCCAGGTGATAGTGGGTGGGATCCTGGTCCTCCTTGGTCCGAGGTGTGTGGGGTGGCGGCTTCACTCGAGTGGCCCGGCTTCCCTGGGCCCTGGCACTTGAGAGGAGTAGCGGCCCAGCATCCTGGCCCGTCGCAGCTAACTCGTACTGGACACTCCCTGCTCCGTTCCTGGACCTGCGAAGATTCCAGCAGGTAGAGACCAGTCTCCCGATGAGAGGCATGCTCTCTGAGGCTCTTCGCTGCGTTCAGGTGACCCCGTCATGTGCCACCAAATGGGAAAAAGTCACTGTGGCTGACGATGATCCACGGGAGGGGCGTGAGATTCCGTCACAACTGGTATAATAAATTCTGCGTCTTTAACTCAGATtatgcacaaaaaaaattatttacaccatcttgtatagctaatgtgcatgtgcgtTCTcgcgttgattgacaggcgatttctgtatctaaaaggtgattggctattttacctctaaggtgggacttcctttctacatccattgatcGTTGGCTgctgttgggcattccaatttctcccattaattttaatataagtggcctgtctctgctaattagtctctgttttgacaagcaggaaatgttcatggaacaatGACATCACTTGACGTCACCAAAGAACAGTCTTAACtcttaaaatacatatttatacttgcttCTCGACAAAGAGTATTTGGGCATATACAGTTCCCATGCAGTGTGTTTGGGACTCAAGCTGTGCACATCCAGCAGACTCTGTTTTCAGCTCAGGCTTTGGTTTAAACAGCTCCAGCTCTGCGTATGTCAGTCTGTCCTCTGCCACCCTTTGCTTTAGGACAACAAGAGAACATGGTGTTTCAAATATTTGAGAGACTACAGTATGTGGTCAGAGGTCAGAAAAGGGAATTTTGGGATTCGCTGGAGAATGTGGGTcagaaaaatatgaaattataagtATAATTTTAGGATTGCTTTTAGACTGAGTATGTCTCAATGTTTCTGGTCAGACATCATCTGATAAACAGATAATTCAGGATGACTTAGATGTTCAAAGCTAAAGAGAATGCAGACATATTAATGTCCTCAGATCCCCCATGCATTCATGATACGGTAGGCGAATCACATTCAAAGTACAGGAATTTAGATGCAGCACTTGTCATCAGAGCCAGTACAGCAGCTCAGGGGCAGTTTGACCAACCAGATTACCACCTGATATCATGACAGAACGCTGTATCATAAAATGTTCTCtcagatttctttctttttctttctctcttttcatctTTTATGCCTTTCTGTAATGATTTCCCTTGAAACTAATCTAATAAGAATCAagcatgttaaataaataattatgcttTAGAAAGAAGcaataatagtaaataaaattataagaaCCATAAATGGAGGCAGGTATAGTAATAAcataaagctctatctacattatTTCCCTCTTGCGTGCTTCTAGCCTATGGTAATTCAACTGAGAGGTAAGAAAACGCATTGTTAGATGCAAATATTATAAAATAGTGAATAAAATGATTACACATACCAAATTCATTATAAAGAAAGTAGAATAGCCAGATATATGTTTAGGACAATGATGAAACAATATCAAcatcgtttaatctgtttaaaatataatgttttagcAAGAAAGTAAATATGCAGAATGAGTCAAATAAGAGTCAAGCTTTCTTACCATTTGTGTCTTTGTAGGTTGTGCCTTTAAATGTTTGCTTCTGCGTGGTTTCCCTGGTACAGGTACTAggcaaaaaaaaagataataacacAAAACTAAGAAAGGAAACAATATGCTTTCAAGGCTTGACTCGTCAAAATTTTAGTAACACAATCTGCGGATTTGGTGCTTTAAAGTAGGTTTTGAAAGGGGTCCAGTTGGTCACCTTTAGCTGGTATCTGTGGTGGTGGCTGTAGTTCAGTGATCTCTCTGAACTGTGGTTTGTGTCTTTTATCCTTTCTGTGCATTCCTGAAGAGGAGCTGGACACACTGGTTACGGTTTCTCCTGAGCTGGATATATAAAACTTAAAGATATTAGATTAGAAtcagtttgaaaaaaataatgataataataataaaaataatatatatattataaagcaTATTACATTACCTGTTTTCTGGGCACTTCACCAGGTTATAACTGGCTAGAAGGAGATAGAATTGAacaagcataaaaataaataaaacatttttaatcaataattaatataattatattgttttgttaaaGTATTGGTTTCAAGGACGAAAGCTCATCACCTCGTAATCTTCGTTTGTGCAGTAGGTGCTGACATGTGATAGTCATGGCAAAGACAAGCATACAGACTAGCCCAATGGAGCAGATGAGCACAGCATAGAGGTATAAATCTGAGAGAGGGATAAACAAGACATTTAAA of Xyrauchen texanus isolate HMW12.3.18 chromosome 20, RBS_HiC_50CHRs, whole genome shotgun sequence contains these proteins:
- the LOC127661167 gene encoding V-set and transmembrane domain-containing protein 4-like isoform X2 — encoded protein: MCMVGDNITLSCLVSQKKRSSSVLVLRWLFLPNHVDEHLVVRMGMKKAKYYSNYSKNFSQTKFLLWEEMDGQIYRLLILNVSAEDGGNYTCKAQEIRKHRNKWRASANGTGSMELRVHHISVTGKTDDIWHMFEDLYLYAVLICSIGLVCMLVFAMTITCQHLLHKRRLRASYNLVKCPENSSGETVTSVSSSSSGMHRKDKRHKPQFREITELQPPPQIPAKVPVPGKPRRSKHLKAQPTKTQMQRVAEDRLTYAELELFKPKPELKTESAGCAQLESQTHCMGTVYAQILFVEKQV
- the LOC127661167 gene encoding V-set and transmembrane domain-containing protein 4-like isoform X1 codes for the protein MKLSTVAIFLLTRAFIGELCDALNVTVTPGPVSMCMVGDNITLSCLVSQKKRSSSVLVLRWLFLPNHVDEHLVVRMGMKKAKYYSNYSKNFSQTKFLLWEEMDGQIYRLLILNVSAEDGGNYTCKAQEIRKHRNKWRASANGTGSMELRDLYLYAVLICSIGLVCMLVFAMTITCQHLLHKRRLRASYNLVKCPENSSGETVTSVSSSSSGMHRKDKRHKPQFREITELQPPPQIPAKVPVPGKPRRSKHLKAQPTKTQMQRVAEDRLTYAELELFKPKPELKTESAGCAQLESQTHCMGTVYAQILFVEKQV